The Panicum virgatum strain AP13 chromosome 5K, P.virgatum_v5, whole genome shotgun sequence genome has a window encoding:
- the LOC120708972 gene encoding peptidyl serine alpha-galactosyltransferase-like: protein MGESGGQPKGGIRPGGERARSATPPSMAVAIAGAVAAALLLLCPAWASAAAAVGEGRRLHTLFSVECGDYFDWQAVGLLHSLRKAGQPGGVTRLLSCAEDQLPSYRGLRIGHTLQVPSYSRHPRTGDWYPAINKPAGVVHWLKNSPEADNVDWVVILDADQIVRGPIIPWELGAEKGKPFAAYYGYLKGCDNILAQLHTAHPEFFDKVGGILAMHIDDLRALARLWLSKTEEVRQDKSHWSTNITGDIYGTGWISEMYGYAIGAAEVGLRHKINDDIMIYLGYIPRPGIEPLILHYGLPFKVGNWSFSKLEHHEDVIVYDCNRLFPPPPFPREVEMMESDPNVKRGLFLSIECINTLNEGLLLHHASVGCPKAQWSKYLSFLKSRRFSELTMPKYWKGQKVDSTITAQHVALSKTNSEYPKIHTLFSTECSSYFDWQTVGLMHSFRLSGQPGNIMRLLSCTDEDLKNYKGHDLAPTHYVPSMSQHPLTGDWYPAINKPAAVLHWLSHVQTDAEFIVILDADMIMRGPITPWEYGAKLGHPVSTPYEYLIGCDNILAKIHTRNPSACDKVGGVIIIHIDDLRRFAILWLHKSEEVRADKAHYATNITGDIYASGWISEMYGYSFAAAEINLRHIIRRDIMIYPGYVPLPGAKYKVFHYGLRFGVGNWSFDKADWKNADVVNTSWAKFPEPPDPATIMQEGLDARERDLLSIECARALNKALYLHHKRRNCPRLDSIHSTSSNKIERLAHESSRNRNRGKFVPLDVAREKTVESAAATISPVHRSRRLARSSRMWIIAVWAVSIVVFLLVISMFFTDRRRSVSRSRVSRSLKAHV, encoded by the exons ATGGGAGAGAGCGGGGGTCAGCCCAAAGGCGGGATCCGTCCGGGTGGCGAGCGCGCGAGATCCGCCACACCACCATCAATGGCGGTGGCGATCGCCGGCGCGGTGGCAGCAGCGCTCCTGCTGCTGTGTCCGGCCtgggcatcggcggcggcggcggtgggggaggggcggcggctgcacACGCTATTCTCGGTGGAATGcggcgactacttcgactgGCAGGCGGTGGGGCTCCTCCACAGCCTCCGCAAGGCAGGGCAGCCCGGAGGCGTCACCCGCCTCCTCAGCTGCGCGGAGGACCAGCTCCCCTCCTACCGCGGCCTCCGCATCGGCCACACCCTCCAGGTCCCCTCCTACAGCCGCCACCCACGCACCGGCGACTG GTACCCAGCCATCAATAAGCCTGCAGGGGTGGTGCATTGGTTAAAGAATAGTCCAGAGGCAGACAATGTTGATTGGGTTGTAATCTTAGATGCTGACCAGATTGTTCGAGGACCCATTATTCCCTGGGAACTTGGAGCAGAGAAAGGCAAGCCGTTTGCTGCTTATTATGG ATATTTGAAGGGCTGTGATAACATCCTAGCACAGCTTCACACTGCTCATCCAGAATTTTTTGATAAAGTTGGGGGAATTCTCGCCATGCATATTGATGACTTAAGAGCTCTAGCACGTCTGTGGCTTTCAAAAACTGAAGAAGTGAGGCAGGACAAGTCCCACTGGTCAACCAATATTACTGGTGATATATATGGCACGGGTTGGATCAGTGAGATGTATGGGTATGCAATTGGTGCTGCAGAA GTAGGTCTACGGCACAAGATAAATGATGACATAATGATCTACCTAGGTTATATTCCAAGACCTGGCATTGAACCACTTATCTTGCATTATGGTTTGCCATTTAAAGTTGGAAACTGGTCATTCAGTAAATTAGAACACCATGAGGATGTAATAGTTTATGATTGCAACCGCTTATTCCCTCCACCTCCTTTTCCTAGAGAG GTCGAAATGATGGAATCCGACCCAAATGTAAAACGGGGCTTATTTCTAAGCATAGAATGCATCAATACCTTGAATGAAGGGCTCTTGTTGCATCATGCATCTGTTGGGTGCCCGAAAGCACAGTGGTCAAAATACCTAAGTTTCCTTAAAAGCAGAAGGTTTTCAGAGCTTACAATGCCAAAGTATTGGAAAGGCCAAAAGGTTGACAGCACAATTACTGCGCAACATGTTGCATTATCCAAGACAAACAGTGAATATCCAAAGATACACACCCTTTTCTCCACTGAATGCTCATCATATTTTGACTGGCAAACTGTTGGCCTCATGCACAGCTTTCGTTTAAGTGGACAGCCTGGTAACATTATGCGCTTATTGAGCTGTACAGATGAGGACTTGAAGAACTATAAAGGCCATGACCTTGCTCCAACACATTATGTTCCATCTATGAGCCAACATCCATTGACAGGGGACTG GTACCCTGCAATTAACAAACCTGCAGCAGTTCTCCATTGGCTCAGCCATGTGCAGACTGATGCTGAGTTCATTGTTATCTTAGATGCTGACATGATCATGAGAGGCCCCATCACCCCATGGGAATATGGCGCAAAACTCGGACATCCTGTTTCTACTCCCTATGA ATACCTCATTGGGTGTGATAACATACTTGCAAAGATACACACTCGCAATCCCTCTGCATGTGACAAGGTTGGTGGTGTCATAATCATTCATATAGATGATCTCCGCCGTTTTGCTATACTTTGGCTGCACAAATCAGAGGAGGTTCGTGCAGACAAAGCTCATTATGCAACAAACATTACTGGTGACATATATGCATCTGGCTGGATTAGTGAGATGTATGGCTACtcatttgcagcagctgag ATTAACCTGCGCCACATCATTAGGAGGGACATAATGATATATCCAGGTTATGTTCCACTTCCTGGAGCTAAATATAAGGTTTTCCATTACGGGTTGAGATTTGGAGTTGGTAATTGGAGCTTTGACAAGGCTGATTGGAAAAATGCTGATGTGGTAAATACAAGCTGGGCCAAGTTTCCTGAACCACCTGATCCAGCTACCATCATGCAAGAAGGTCTAGATGCACGGGAAAGGGATCTCCTGAGCATTGAATGTGCCAGGGCTTTGAATAAAGCCCTATACCTGCACCATAAGCGCCGAAATTGCCCCCGACTGGACAGCATCCATAGCACCTCTTCTAACAAAATTGAGAGACTTGCACATGAGTCAtccagaaatagaaatagaggAAAATTTGTGCCCTTGGACGTGGCAAGGGAAAAGACAGTTGAAAGTGCTGCAGCCACCATATCACCTGTACATAGATCAAGGAGACTGGCCAGATCTTCCAGGATGTGGATAATTGCTGTCTGGGCAGTATCAATTGTGGTGTTCTTATTAGTAATCTCCATGTTTTTCACTGACCGAAGGAGAAGTGTCTCCAGATCTAGGGTTTCTAGAAGTCTGAAGGCCCATGTCTGA
- the LOC120708973 gene encoding two-component response regulator ORR26-like — protein MALADATGFPYGLRVLVVDDDPTWLKILEKMLRKCSYEVTTCGLASVALQILRERRNKFDIVISDVNMPDMDGFRLLEHIGLEMDLPVIMMSIDGETSRVMKGVQHGACDYLLKPVRMKELRNIWQHVYRKKMHEVKEIEGNDSCDDLQIFRNGCEGLEERGLFMRAESDTMRKRKDVDKDHIDQDSSDGATVKKARVVWSVDLHQKFVNAVNQIGFDKVGPKKILDLMNVPGLTRENVASHLQKYRLYLSRLQKQNEERIMGAARQDFSHKGPSDNLNLRNSFQEQPGNGASGFQHSSQKIQAQNNMLDPHLEDTKIVVPLKVPDKSGTPVSDVIDPQNATSASPLGGVLSFERMPLNQDRKPSETMILECQSWSGSVPPKQFMQYPKHNHERCDLLGDYSCLPKPYLEHPITPGHLYAPSPLVSMSCSMEGDLRDFSDVKPDLLGCMKSLSPALTCTVDSVSAQLSDSVVTSTNSDQKFSSVEGLSSGKDCHFDQARNQAPSLISEEASTICGTDLACLPDDLSGYQLGLNGIDLFQCNDAMMLHGLQNNWYDDPELSSEIMEFPLLDGCLFA, from the exons ATGGCCCTGGCCGACGCCACCGGGTTCCCCTACGGGCTGCGCGTCCTCGTCGTGGACGACGACCCGACCTGGCTCAAGATCCTCGAGAAGATGCTCAGGAAGTGTTCCTACGAAG TCACCACATGCGGTCTAGCCAGTGTTGCTCTCCAAATTCTCCGGGAGAGGAGAAACAAGTTTGACATCGTAATAAGTGATGTCAACATGCCTGATATGGATGGTTTCAGGCTCCTCGAGCACATTGGACTCGAGATGGATCTTCCTGTTATAA TGATGTCCATCGATGGAGAAACAAGTAGGGTGATGAAAGGTGTCCAGCATGGTGCTTGTGACTATCTCCTCAAGCCTGTTCGAATGAAGGAACTTAGGAACATCTGGCAACACGTGTATAGGAAGAAAATGCATGAGGTGAAAGAGATCGAAGGTAATGACAGCTGTGACGATCTCCAAATATTTAGAAATGGTTGTGAAGGATTGGAAGAGAGGGGCCTATTTATGAGAGCTGAATCTGATACCATGAGGAAGAGAAAAGATGTCGATAAGGACCACATAGATCAGGACTCGAGTGATGGTGCTACTGTTAAGAAGGCTAGAGTTGTCTGGTCTGTTGATCTTCATCAGAAGTTCGTTAATGCGGTGAACCAAATTGGATTTGACA AAGTTGGGCCAAAGAAAATACTGGACCTAATGAATGTCCCTGGCCTGACAAGGGAGAATGTAGCCAGCCATCTTCAG AAATATCGCCTCTACTTGAGCAGGTTGCAAAAGCAGAATGAGGAAAGGATAATGGGTGCTGCTAGGCAAGATTTCAGTCACAAGGGACCATCGGATAACCTTAACCTCCGAAACTCCTTCCAAGAGCAACCTGGCAATGGTGCCAGTGGATTTCAGCATAGTTCTCAGAAGATCCAAGCTCAGAACAACATGCTCGATCCTCATTTGGAGGACACGAAGATTGTGGTGCCCCTGAAGGTTCCAGATAAAAGTGGAACCCCAGTAAGTGATGTTATTGACCCTCAGAATGCCACCAGTGCTTCACCTTTAGGTGGGGTGCTCTCTTTTGAAAGAATGCCACTGAACCAGGACAGGAAGCCATCAGAAACCATGATCTTGGAATGTCAGTCCTGGAGTGGAAGTGTGCCACCAAAGCAGTTCATGCAGTACCCAAAACATAACCATGAGCGCTGCGACCTGTTAGGAGACTATTCTTGCCTGCCCAAACCATACTTAGAGCACCCAATCACCCCTGGTCATTTATATGCCCCATCACCGTTGGTATCGATGAGTTGCAGTATGGAGGGGGATCTTAGAGACTTCTCAGATGTAAAACCAGATCTTCTTGGCTGTATGAAGTCCTTATCACCGGCACTGACGTGTACAGTTGATTCAGTTTCTGCTCAACTTAGTGACAGTGTTGTTACTTCAACTAACAGTGACCAAAAGTTTTCCAGTGTGGAGGGGTTGTCCAGCGGTAAAGATTGTCATTTTGACCAGGCAAGGAACCAAGCCCCTTCGCTTATTTCTGAAGAGGCGAGTACTATATGCGGCACTGATTTGGCTTGTCTACCTGATGACCTGTCCGGCTATCAACTTGGACTCAATGGCATTGATTTATTTCAGTGCAATGATGCAATGATGCTACATGGACTGCAGAATAACTGGTATGATGATCCAGAGCTTAGTAGTGAAATAATGGAGTTCCCGTTGCTAGATGGATGCCTATTTGCATAA